In the Gemmatimonadales bacterium genome, GCTGCCTTCTCCGCCATCAGGGCGGCATGATTTCCTTCGGAATCCCGGAAGAACGCCATCCAGAGCTCCGAGGTCGGGGTGCGGTGAACGACATGAGGTGTGTCGACGAAGCCGACCCCGCGCGCCGAGAGCTCGGCGTAGCTCGCTTCCACGTCGGGCACGCGATAGTACAGGATCGAGGCCGGATGGTCGAACTCCGGCTTCTCTGCTGTGGAGAGCATCAGCCTGACATCGCCGCAGCGGAAAAACGCCAGGCCGGTAAACTCGAACAGGAGCGGCAGGCCCAGCTGGTCCCGATAGAACGCGGTGGCGCGACCGACATCGTGGACTCGAATGGCCACCTGTCCCAGGGTGGCTCCCTGCAGATCGGCGCTCGGCATCGCAATCGCCTCCGATTTGACTGGGGTGGAGAACCGGGTACCGTTCGGGCCGCAGCGAATCGCTTCTGGGCCGGCCCGTCATAATTTGGGTGCTTCGTGCGCCGAGGCAACGGGGCGCCGTTCGGTCCAGCCTGACAGCTTTTCTGGCCCGCAGGGACTACCTCTCCAATGGGCGAGCCGCAATTCGAACGGATCATCCGGCTGCATGGTCCGGCACTGCGCCGCCTGGCGCTTGCCTACAGTCGCACAACGGCCGATGGGGATGACCTGTTTCAGGAGATCTGTTTTGCCATCTGGCGTTCGCTCCCGACCTTTCGGGGTGATTGCAGCGAGCGCACCTATGCGTTTCGGATTGGCCACAACCGTGGGCTGACCTACCGGAGCAGGCGTCGCCCCGACCCGGTCGAGCTCGACGAAGGCGCTCGCGACGAGCGGCCGGGTCCCGACGCGATGGCGGTGGCGGCCTCCGAACGCGACCGGTTGCTGGATGCCATCCGCCAGCTTGGCGACGGACACCGGCAGGTCGTGCTGCTCAGTCTCGAGGGCTTGAGTCATGCAGAGATCGGCGACGTGCTGGGTATTTCGGAGAACAATGTGGCGGTTCGGTTGTCCCGCGCTCGCAAGGAACTGCGCCTGCTGCTCGGCGCCCCGGGAGGTGAAGAATGACGTCGCTCGGTGATCTTCAATGGCAGCAGTGGACCCGGACCTGGGAGACCGTGGGTGACGACGCACCTGCACGATGGGTCC is a window encoding:
- a CDS encoding VOC family protein; protein product: MPSADLQGATLGQVAIRVHDVGRATAFYRDQLGLPLLFEFTGLAFFRCGDVRLMLSTAEKPEFDHPASILYYRVPDVEASYAELSARGVGFVDTPHVVHRTPTSELWMAFFRDSEGNHAALMAEKAAI
- a CDS encoding RNA polymerase sigma factor, producing the protein MGEPQFERIIRLHGPALRRLALAYSRTTADGDDLFQEICFAIWRSLPTFRGDCSERTYAFRIGHNRGLTYRSRRRPDPVELDEGARDERPGPDAMAVAASERDRLLDAIRQLGDGHRQVVLLSLEGLSHAEIGDVLGISENNVAVRLSRARKELRLLLGAPGGEE